The following are from one region of the Magallana gigas chromosome 6, xbMagGiga1.1, whole genome shotgun sequence genome:
- the LOC105330790 gene encoding uncharacterized protein isoform X1, with the protein MAHVALILVLLTLCYGVSSRPISVIECPDQYAENIWFNRAVKVCPEDRQTYHCLMVTSITSTARYGEFCQKPERIRKGEFVVYDVTTKTIEHKACPHGRFQPVERTSNSSMAYQCEKVMTPCNLQGQKPCDDGRPDEDRTCGCEFEKGYSLEALADISNNDVSCVHPLSVDLTCTQLDMCTEEQELNKYYQCVNKCPVGYYRRNGGGCFQLPINMSSTPSPTITTKSNLVTTTVKDDSVDNVMIPNKENDKGSIAIAMGIVSIVLLMTAISAGIFCYCGKQNCSGISAVCGLCNQSTDDTNGANGFPACIICCHVTHLNQKIHVKKADTVAMGNKSKITSLDTKKKKEKKKKSESVESLPLLSQEKQYQDITDDGGKEDSDDLTVPKAISGSKGSDSDDCVNDDALDPEATTPKEIASDKDQDPDDSVVENTADANSTIPKEVESTKMKLKELDIRLQEIESVEKEDCNEYMKDMKLAAKKKGWEVEDVPKDGSCFYHCVLRLYVSKNGWDVSTLRRKLRKYLESNAKQYKDFVPESWENLLRGTENNKWADHVEIKAMAEMLKVPIIIHKLNSTGDQLEVKEEITPKNCHVEPLNIGHILVNKEGFHFVALVPMRLTES; encoded by the exons ATGGCACATGTAGCACTTATATTG GTGTTGTTAACACTCTGTTATGGGGTGTCAAGTCGCCCAATCTCAGTAATTGAATGTCCTGACCAATATGCGGAGAATATTTGGTTCAACAGGGCGGTGAAGGTATGTCCCGAAGATCGTCAAACCTACCACTGTCTGATGGTGACCAGCATTACATCAACTGCACGGTATGGAGAATTTTGCCAGAAACCAGAAAGAATTCGAAAGG GTGAATTTGTTGTGTACGATGTTACCACAAAGACCATTGAGCACAAGGCTTGTCCTCATGGGAGATTTCAACCTGTGGAGAGGACATCCAATTCCTCCATGGCTTACCAGTGTGAGAAAGTTATGACTCCTTGCAATTTACAAGGACAAAAACCATGTGATGATGGCAGGCCTGATGAAGACAGGACTTGTGGATGTGAATTTGAAAAAGGGTACTCTCTGGAAGCTCTTGCCGATATCAGTAATAATGATGTATCCTGTGTGCACCCACTCAGTGTTGATCTGACGTGCACTCAACTGGATATGTGTACAGAGGAGCAGGAGCTGAATAAGTATTACCAGTGTGTGAACAAGTGTCCCGTTGGCTACTATCGCCGGAATGGGGGCGGCTGTTTTCAGCTTCCCATCAACAT GTCATCTACTCCAAGCCCGACTATCACCACAAAATCCAATTTGGTTACAACAACAGTCaaag ATGATTCAGTAGATAATGTGATGATACCCAATAAGGAGAATGACAAAGGATCAATTGCAATTGCAATGGGAATTGTTTCCATTGTGTTACTGATGACAGCAATATCTGCTggaattttttgttattgtgGGAAACAAAACTGTTCAG GGATATCTGCTGTCTGTGGACTTTGTAACCAAAGTACAGATGACACCAATGGAGCTAATGGCTTCCCTGCTTGTATCATCTGCTGCCATGTTACTC atcTTAATCAGAAGATACATGTGAAGAAAGCAGACACAGTAGCAATGGgcaataaaagtaaaataacgAGCCTTGACACG aaaaagaaaaaagagaaaaagaagaaaagtgaaaGTGTTGAAAGTCTTCCTCTTCTAAGTCAAGAAAAACAA taccaGGATATTACAGATGATGGTGGAAAGGAAGACAGTGATGACTTGACAGTACCTAAAGCAATTTCTGGTTCCAAG gggtCGGATTCTGATGACTGTGTAAATGACGATGCCCTGGATCCAGAAGCCACAACCCCTAAAGAGATAGCCAGTGACAAG GACCAAGATCCAGATGACAGTGTGGTTGAAAATACAGCAGATGCCAACTCTACTATTCCAAAAGAGGTCGAAAGCACAAAG atgaaattaaaagaaCTTGATATTCGACTCCAGGAGATTGAAAGTGTGGAAAAAGAAGACTGCAATGAGTACATGAAGGACATGAAGCTGGCTGCCAAGAAGAAGGGTTGGGAAGTAGAGGATGTTCCTAAAGATGGCAGCTGTTTTTATCACTGTGTTCTGAGGCTCTATGTATCCAAAAATGGCTGGGATGTGTCCACTCTCCGGAGGAAACTGAGGAAATACCTTGAAAGCAATGCCAAACAGTACAAGGACTTTGTACCCGAGAGTTGGGAAAACTTATTGAGAGGCACTGAGAACAACAAATGGGCGGATCATGTAGAAATCAAAGCCATGGCAGAGATGCTGAAAGTTCCCATCATTATCCATAAGTTGAATTCCACTGGGGATCAGCTCGAGGTCAAGGAAGAAATTACGCCAAAGAACTGTCATGTGGAACCCCTGAACATTGGGCATATTCTGGTGAACAAAGAGGGGTTCCATTTTGTGGCTTTGGTACCAATGCGACTGACGGAGAGTTGA
- the LOC105330790 gene encoding uncharacterized protein isoform X3, which produces MAHVALILVLLTLCYGVSSRPISVIECPDQYAENIWFNRAVKVCPEDRQTYHCLMVTSITSTARYGEFCQKPERIRKGEFVVYDVTTKTIEHKACPHGRFQPVERTSNSSMAYQCEKVMTPCNLQGQKPCDDGRPDEDRTCGCEFEKGYSLEALADISNNDVSCVHPLSVDLTCTQLDMCTEEQELNKYYQCVNKCPVGYYRRNGGGCFQLPINMSSTPSPTITTKSNLVTTTVKDDSVDNVMIPNKENDKGSIAIAMGIVSIVLLMTAISAGIFCYCGKQNCSGISAVCGLCNQSTDDTNGANGFPACIICCHVTHLNQKIHVKKADTVAMGNKSKITSLDTKKKKEKKKKSESVESLPLLSQEKQYQDITDDGGKEDSDDLTVPKAISGSKGSDSDDCVNDDALDPEATTPKEIASDKDQDPDDSVVENTADANSTIPKEVESTKEIESVEKEDCNEYMKDMKLAAKKKGWEVEDVPKDGSCFYHCVLRLYVSKNGWDVSTLRRKLRKYLESNAKQYKDFVPESWENLLRGTENNKWADHVEIKAMAEMLKVPIIIHKLNSTGDQLEVKEEITPKNCHVEPLNIGHILVNKEGFHFVALVPMRLTES; this is translated from the exons ATGGCACATGTAGCACTTATATTG GTGTTGTTAACACTCTGTTATGGGGTGTCAAGTCGCCCAATCTCAGTAATTGAATGTCCTGACCAATATGCGGAGAATATTTGGTTCAACAGGGCGGTGAAGGTATGTCCCGAAGATCGTCAAACCTACCACTGTCTGATGGTGACCAGCATTACATCAACTGCACGGTATGGAGAATTTTGCCAGAAACCAGAAAGAATTCGAAAGG GTGAATTTGTTGTGTACGATGTTACCACAAAGACCATTGAGCACAAGGCTTGTCCTCATGGGAGATTTCAACCTGTGGAGAGGACATCCAATTCCTCCATGGCTTACCAGTGTGAGAAAGTTATGACTCCTTGCAATTTACAAGGACAAAAACCATGTGATGATGGCAGGCCTGATGAAGACAGGACTTGTGGATGTGAATTTGAAAAAGGGTACTCTCTGGAAGCTCTTGCCGATATCAGTAATAATGATGTATCCTGTGTGCACCCACTCAGTGTTGATCTGACGTGCACTCAACTGGATATGTGTACAGAGGAGCAGGAGCTGAATAAGTATTACCAGTGTGTGAACAAGTGTCCCGTTGGCTACTATCGCCGGAATGGGGGCGGCTGTTTTCAGCTTCCCATCAACAT GTCATCTACTCCAAGCCCGACTATCACCACAAAATCCAATTTGGTTACAACAACAGTCaaag ATGATTCAGTAGATAATGTGATGATACCCAATAAGGAGAATGACAAAGGATCAATTGCAATTGCAATGGGAATTGTTTCCATTGTGTTACTGATGACAGCAATATCTGCTggaattttttgttattgtgGGAAACAAAACTGTTCAG GGATATCTGCTGTCTGTGGACTTTGTAACCAAAGTACAGATGACACCAATGGAGCTAATGGCTTCCCTGCTTGTATCATCTGCTGCCATGTTACTC atcTTAATCAGAAGATACATGTGAAGAAAGCAGACACAGTAGCAATGGgcaataaaagtaaaataacgAGCCTTGACACG aaaaagaaaaaagagaaaaagaagaaaagtgaaaGTGTTGAAAGTCTTCCTCTTCTAAGTCAAGAAAAACAA taccaGGATATTACAGATGATGGTGGAAAGGAAGACAGTGATGACTTGACAGTACCTAAAGCAATTTCTGGTTCCAAG gggtCGGATTCTGATGACTGTGTAAATGACGATGCCCTGGATCCAGAAGCCACAACCCCTAAAGAGATAGCCAGTGACAAG GACCAAGATCCAGATGACAGTGTGGTTGAAAATACAGCAGATGCCAACTCTACTATTCCAAAAGAGGTCGAAAGCACAAAG GAGATTGAAAGTGTGGAAAAAGAAGACTGCAATGAGTACATGAAGGACATGAAGCTGGCTGCCAAGAAGAAGGGTTGGGAAGTAGAGGATGTTCCTAAAGATGGCAGCTGTTTTTATCACTGTGTTCTGAGGCTCTATGTATCCAAAAATGGCTGGGATGTGTCCACTCTCCGGAGGAAACTGAGGAAATACCTTGAAAGCAATGCCAAACAGTACAAGGACTTTGTACCCGAGAGTTGGGAAAACTTATTGAGAGGCACTGAGAACAACAAATGGGCGGATCATGTAGAAATCAAAGCCATGGCAGAGATGCTGAAAGTTCCCATCATTATCCATAAGTTGAATTCCACTGGGGATCAGCTCGAGGTCAAGGAAGAAATTACGCCAAAGAACTGTCATGTGGAACCCCTGAACATTGGGCATATTCTGGTGAACAAAGAGGGGTTCCATTTTGTGGCTTTGGTACCAATGCGACTGACGGAGAGTTGA
- the LOC105330790 gene encoding uncharacterized protein isoform X2, with the protein MAHVALILVLLTLCYGVSSRPISVIECPDQYAENIWFNRAVKVCPEDRQTYHCLMVTSITSTARYGEFCQKPERIRKGEFVVYDVTTKTIEHKACPHGRFQPVERTSNSSMAYQCEKVMTPCNLQGQKPCDDGRPDEDRTCGCEFEKGYSLEALADISNNDVSCVHPLSVDLTCTQLDMCTEEQELNKYYQCVNKCPVGYYRRNGGGCFQLPINMSSTPSPTITTKSNLVTTTVKDDSVDNVMIPNKENDKGSIAIAMGIVSIVLLMTAISAGIFCYCGKQNCSGISAVCGLCNQSTDDTNGANGFPACIICCHVTHLNQKIHVKKADTVAMGNKSKITSLDTKKKKEKKKKSESVESLPLLSQEKQDITDDGGKEDSDDLTVPKAISGSKGSDSDDCVNDDALDPEATTPKEIASDKDQDPDDSVVENTADANSTIPKEVESTKMKLKELDIRLQEIESVEKEDCNEYMKDMKLAAKKKGWEVEDVPKDGSCFYHCVLRLYVSKNGWDVSTLRRKLRKYLESNAKQYKDFVPESWENLLRGTENNKWADHVEIKAMAEMLKVPIIIHKLNSTGDQLEVKEEITPKNCHVEPLNIGHILVNKEGFHFVALVPMRLTES; encoded by the exons ATGGCACATGTAGCACTTATATTG GTGTTGTTAACACTCTGTTATGGGGTGTCAAGTCGCCCAATCTCAGTAATTGAATGTCCTGACCAATATGCGGAGAATATTTGGTTCAACAGGGCGGTGAAGGTATGTCCCGAAGATCGTCAAACCTACCACTGTCTGATGGTGACCAGCATTACATCAACTGCACGGTATGGAGAATTTTGCCAGAAACCAGAAAGAATTCGAAAGG GTGAATTTGTTGTGTACGATGTTACCACAAAGACCATTGAGCACAAGGCTTGTCCTCATGGGAGATTTCAACCTGTGGAGAGGACATCCAATTCCTCCATGGCTTACCAGTGTGAGAAAGTTATGACTCCTTGCAATTTACAAGGACAAAAACCATGTGATGATGGCAGGCCTGATGAAGACAGGACTTGTGGATGTGAATTTGAAAAAGGGTACTCTCTGGAAGCTCTTGCCGATATCAGTAATAATGATGTATCCTGTGTGCACCCACTCAGTGTTGATCTGACGTGCACTCAACTGGATATGTGTACAGAGGAGCAGGAGCTGAATAAGTATTACCAGTGTGTGAACAAGTGTCCCGTTGGCTACTATCGCCGGAATGGGGGCGGCTGTTTTCAGCTTCCCATCAACAT GTCATCTACTCCAAGCCCGACTATCACCACAAAATCCAATTTGGTTACAACAACAGTCaaag ATGATTCAGTAGATAATGTGATGATACCCAATAAGGAGAATGACAAAGGATCAATTGCAATTGCAATGGGAATTGTTTCCATTGTGTTACTGATGACAGCAATATCTGCTggaattttttgttattgtgGGAAACAAAACTGTTCAG GGATATCTGCTGTCTGTGGACTTTGTAACCAAAGTACAGATGACACCAATGGAGCTAATGGCTTCCCTGCTTGTATCATCTGCTGCCATGTTACTC atcTTAATCAGAAGATACATGTGAAGAAAGCAGACACAGTAGCAATGGgcaataaaagtaaaataacgAGCCTTGACACG aaaaagaaaaaagagaaaaagaagaaaagtgaaaGTGTTGAAAGTCTTCCTCTTCTAAGTCAAGAAAAACAA GATATTACAGATGATGGTGGAAAGGAAGACAGTGATGACTTGACAGTACCTAAAGCAATTTCTGGTTCCAAG gggtCGGATTCTGATGACTGTGTAAATGACGATGCCCTGGATCCAGAAGCCACAACCCCTAAAGAGATAGCCAGTGACAAG GACCAAGATCCAGATGACAGTGTGGTTGAAAATACAGCAGATGCCAACTCTACTATTCCAAAAGAGGTCGAAAGCACAAAG atgaaattaaaagaaCTTGATATTCGACTCCAGGAGATTGAAAGTGTGGAAAAAGAAGACTGCAATGAGTACATGAAGGACATGAAGCTGGCTGCCAAGAAGAAGGGTTGGGAAGTAGAGGATGTTCCTAAAGATGGCAGCTGTTTTTATCACTGTGTTCTGAGGCTCTATGTATCCAAAAATGGCTGGGATGTGTCCACTCTCCGGAGGAAACTGAGGAAATACCTTGAAAGCAATGCCAAACAGTACAAGGACTTTGTACCCGAGAGTTGGGAAAACTTATTGAGAGGCACTGAGAACAACAAATGGGCGGATCATGTAGAAATCAAAGCCATGGCAGAGATGCTGAAAGTTCCCATCATTATCCATAAGTTGAATTCCACTGGGGATCAGCTCGAGGTCAAGGAAGAAATTACGCCAAAGAACTGTCATGTGGAACCCCTGAACATTGGGCATATTCTGGTGAACAAAGAGGGGTTCCATTTTGTGGCTTTGGTACCAATGCGACTGACGGAGAGTTGA